The genomic segment GCCCGGTTTGGGTGGTTCTGCTCACATCCCTAGAGATGCGTTTGAGGCCAATCCCAAGGCTTATTTTGACGATCTCCATGCCAAGGAGAAGGCAAACAAGTGAATAAAAAAGTGTACTCATAGTgcttaaaaaca from the Camelina sativa cultivar DH55 chromosome 12, Cs, whole genome shotgun sequence genome contains:
- the LOC104729945 gene encoding uncharacterized protein LOC104729945: MDKKDASAKAGSVAPQSQSSTSRSGTPPGTGNMVAPGLGGSAHIPRDAFEANPKAYFDDLHAKEKANK